One window of Papaver somniferum cultivar HN1 chromosome 9, ASM357369v1, whole genome shotgun sequence genomic DNA carries:
- the LOC113314173 gene encoding 40S ribosomal protein S10-1-like isoform X1, whose amino-acid sequence MIMSEKNRREISKYLFQEGVLYAKKDFNLAKHPDIDVPNLQVIKLMQSFKSKEYVRETFAWMHYYWFLTNDGIEFLRTYLNLPSEIVPNTLKKSAQTGRAPQGDRPRRNYEGGDRPRFGGDRDGYRGGPRGGAPGEFGGDKGGAPAEYQPQFKGSGGRGGFGRGGGGGFGGGAAGSGLP is encoded by the exons gGGAGTACTGTATGCAAAGAAGGATTTCAACTTGGCAAAGCATCCAGACATTGATGTACCAAATCTACAAGTGATTAAGCTTATGCAGAGTTTTAAATCAAAGGAATACGTTCGAGAGACATTCGCATGGATGCATTACTACTGGTTTTTGACTAATGATGGTATTGAGTTTTTGAGGACTTACTTGAATCTACCATCTGAGATTGTGCCTAACACTTTGAAGAAATCTGCTCAAACTGGAAGAGCACCACAGGGTGACAGACCTAG GCGTAATTATGAAGGTGGTGACAGACCTAGATTTGGTGGTGACAGAGATGGATACCGTGGTGGTCCAAGAGGGGGAGCACCAGGGGAGTTTGGAGGAGATAAGGGTGGTGCTCCAGCAGAGTATCAGCCACAATTTAAG GGTTCAGGAGGTAGGGGTGGTTTCggtcgtggtggtggtggtggctttGGTGGTGGCGCCGCAGGATCAGGTCTTCCTTAA